A single region of the Vicia villosa cultivar HV-30 ecotype Madison, WI linkage group LG4, Vvil1.0, whole genome shotgun sequence genome encodes:
- the LOC131595028 gene encoding uncharacterized protein LOC131595028 has product MKSLLSLFDSNCMNELEAAIQRLNATMKKFIEEEDVRYTEYTMLRTTDALRLDRVEEQLVALQVSSASNGDLDSSLQYPENQLQEEIDASDLLDVEVLTTPYTTVEITLLEVLRETLLVVNASDVRSNRVIEPSISVFNGAPRIKGFIPSTGGHDCNSKENTTFDVDNKRLKSSPVIISEDFNIVRALTLPTILLSDPTDIVSIPPPPLAPPWLHRSLYSRSLKSPPSSKVNNLPLYFQFEQKNLFGTQSHCTPTIGSRNPSVYLLKCSSSAYTNIVSSCEAHNLFVKMPNPCDFSCVIFRSLLSMMQIPARVGQVDMDTANYAASSILFHNNHNCMNYSSSSGLVVEFGLISSIGTSSFLYDLMVDFACNSRETAVLLSQVYWNYNKEPNSGVRARNMNDLKFQKDASAFEFLRAYGFHVAPLWFCGFLNPEATVLWKGKTSYNYTFFMIRYKPLAYHDLYISVQLKVHKIYQIENLGAMTLILYKSVCHHLFKENVMHSIAHKKSMSLMNFIFFVGKMTFKRLCVVSKENGWRKVTVLSLRVRLLVLANITFQFEAAGIFSQKALGLDKRVNNDDEICSPVSAGFIKPEQLSDSSVLDNIIVKSTTFSMHYRSLASSNRIDVMMTSSMEFTVNKEITHQSLDVNTFTYGDNIGKIGKTDRSLEVHKRGNGDLLFVFEQTRYMRSEREKSGNKNWNDWDHILKKFSASTKQMLSKSFDKPNLRLIGMLENVLQQLQQLAPKPYIVLCLSYMYALSHDGDKKVVDLISFSLVRQQFNQWDPGGYSIDLEAI; this is encoded by the exons ATGaagtctctcctctctctctttg ATAGTAATTGTATGAATGAATTGGAGGCAGCCATTCAAAGACTCAACGCCACAATGAAGAAATTCATAGAAGAGGAAGATGTCCGTTATACTGAGTACACGATGTTACGCACAACTGATGCTTTGCGTTTGGACCGCGTTGAAGAGCAATTGGTTGCACTTCAAGTGAGCTCTGCTTCTAATGGTGATTTGGACTCAAGTCTGCAATATCCGGAGAATCAATTgcaagaagagatcgatgcttctGATTTGCTCGATGTTGAGGTCTTGACTACACCTTACACGACTGTTGAGATTACTCTTTTAGAAGTTTTAAGAGAAACCTTGCTAGTTGTTAATGCTTCTGATGTGCGTAGTAATCGAGTGATTGAGCCATCGATTTCAGTTTTTAATGGAGCTCCGAGAATCAAAGGTTTTATTCCTTCCACAGGCGGACACGATTGTAATAGCAAGGAGAATACAACATTTGATGTAGATAACAAGCGACTGAAGTCTTCACCTGTAATCATCTCAGAAGACTTCAATATCGTTAGGGCGCTTACCCTTCCTACGATTCTTCTATCAGATCCAACTGACATAGTATCCATTCCGCCTCCGCCGCTCGCCCCACCATGGCTACATCGCTCACTTTACTCCAGATCACTTAAGTCCCCACCCTCATCCAAGGTAAACAACCTTCCTCTCTATTTCCAATTTGAACAGAAAAATTTATTTGGAACTCAATCTCACTGTACACCCACAATTGGTAGCCGAAATCCTAGTGTTTATCTGCTAAAATGTTCATCATCTGCTTATACCAATATTGTGTCCTCATGTGAAGCACACAATCTGTTTGTTAAAATGCCCAACCCATGTGATTTCTCTTGTGTCATTTTTAGAAGTCTACTGAGTATGATGCAAATCCCTGCAAGAGTTGGACAAGTTGATATGGACACAGCTAACTATGCTGCAAGTTCTATTTTGTTTCATAATAATCACAATTGCATGAATTATTCTTCATCTAGTGGCCTTGTGGTCGAGTTCGGTTTAATTTCCAGTATTGGAACATCCTCATTTCTATATGATTTAATGGTTGACTTTGCTTGTAATTCTCGAGAGACTGCAGTACTTTTGTCACAAGTTTATTGGAATTATAATAAGGAGCCAAATTCAGGGGTAAGAGCAAGGAATAtgaatgatttgaaatttcagaaAGATGCTTCAGCATTTGAGTTCCTGCGGGCATATGGATTCCATGTAGCACCATTATGGTTTTGTGGGTTTCTAAATCCTGAAGCCACTGTTTTATGGAAAGGAAAgacatcatataattatacatTTTTTATGATAAGATACAAACCTTTGGCTTATCATGACTTATACATATCGGTTCAGCTCAAAGTACACAAAATCTATCAAATTGAAAACTTGGGTGCAATGACTCTCATCCTGTACAAAAGTGTTTGCCATCACTTGTTTAAGGAAAATGTTATGCATTCAATTGCTCATAAGAAGTCAATGTCATTAATGaattttatcttctttgttgGTAAAATGACATTCAAAAGATTGTGTGTAGTTTCCAAGGAAAACGGGTGGAGGAAGGTCACTGTCTTAAGTTTAAGAGTCAGGCTCCTTGTACTTGCCAATATTACATTCCAATTTGAGGCAGCTGGAATATTTTCTCAGAAAGCACTTGGCTTGGATAAACGTGTTAATAATGATGACGAAATTTGCAGTCCTGTGTCTGCAGGTTTCATCAAACCGGAACAGTTATCAGACTCGAGTGTCTTAGACAACATCATTGTGAAATCAACAACCTTTTCCATGCATTACCGGAGTCTCGCCAGTTCGAATAGAATTGATGTGATGATGACTAGCTCCATGGAATTCACTGTTAATAAAGAAATAACACATCAGTCCCTGGATGTCAATACATTCACTTATGGAGACAATATAGGTAAGATAGGGAAGACCGACAGAAGCCTAGAGGTTCATAAACGTGGGAATGGAGATCTACTCTTTGTTTTCGAGCAAACACGTTATATGAGAAGTGAAAGAGAAAAGTCTGGAAATAAGAATTGGAATGATTGGGACCATATTCTAAAAAAATTCTCAGCCAGCACAAAACAGATGCTTTCTAAGTCGTTTGATAAGCCAAATTTGAGATTGATTGGCATGCTGGAAAATGTTCTACAACAACTACAACAATTGGCTCCTAAACCATATATTGTTCTCTGTCTTAGCTACATGTACGCTCTTTCGCATGACGGTGATAAGAAAGTTGTggatttaatttctttttctcttgTGCGGCAACAATTCAATCAATGGGATCCTGGTGGATATTCAATTGACTTGGAAGCCATTTGA